One Caretta caretta isolate rCarCar2 chromosome 6, rCarCar1.hap1, whole genome shotgun sequence genomic region harbors:
- the LOC142072441 gene encoding tripartite motif-containing protein 72-like, producing the protein MAAPSNKMWPRKKATKNGHEDIPVEKEDLTLDPDTAHPELEISADGKEVKCGSFRNVSSSPSQFDTANCVVARQSFSSGRHYWEVFVGQKPRWSLGIVSERAERKGRLIQKTSGSSEGFTEGYWLIGYNKEKAGKPYWVFDTNQMPFDCSPHPKTIGVYLNYTGGEVTFYNPDDPDNLIPLYSFYNVAFKNAPVYPIFDTCWHDNGGNAQPLKIL; encoded by the exons ATGGCTGCCCCG AGCAATAAAATGTGGCCAAGGAAAAAAGCTACCAAGAATGGCCACGAGGACATACCAG TGGAGAAGGAGGATCTAACCCTGGACCCAGACACGGCCCATCCCGAGCTGGAGATCTCAGCGGACGGGAAGGAGGTGAAATGCGGGAGTTTCAGGAAcgtcagctccagccccagccaattCGACACGGCCAACTGCGTGGTGGCCCGGCAGAGCTTCAGCTCAGGGCGGCACTACTGGGAGGTGTTCGTGGGCCAGAAGCCACGCTGGAGCCTGGGCATTGTCTCAGAGCGAGCTGAGAGAAAGGGCAGATTGATCCAGAAGACCTCAGGGTCTAGTGAGGGCTTCACCGAGGGCTACTGGCTGATCGGCTACAACAAGGAGAAGGCCGGGAAGCCATACTGGGTGTTTGACACCAACCAGATGCCCTTTGACTGTAGCCCCCACCCTAAGACCATTGGGGTCTATCTCAATTACACGGGTGGGGAAGTGACCTTCTACAACCCCGATGACCCTGATAATTTGATCCCCCTGTACTCCTTCTACAATGTTGCCTTCAAGAACGCCCCCGTCTACCCCATCTTCGACACCTGCTGGCATGACAATGGGGGCAACGCCCAGCCCCTTAAAATCCTGTGA